In one window of Leptolyngbya sp. CCY15150 DNA:
- the acsF gene encoding magnesium-protoporphyrin IX monomethyl ester (oxidative) cyclase produces the protein MVSSTPSPEAAIARPGIKAPVQETLLTPRFYTTNFDAVAQMDLSGHEDEMESVLAELRADYNRYHFVRNEEFNQCWDSIDGETRRAFIDFLERSCTSEFSGFLLFKELSRKLKGRSPVLSEAFELLARDEARHAGFLNKAMADFGLSLDLGYLTKNRTYTFFPPEWVIYTVYLSEKIGYWRYILVFRHLEQHPEHRIYPLFKYFESWCQDENRHGDFFKVLLRSQPKLWKTWTGRLWARFFLLTVFVTHTLTVLERASFYESIGLDADQYNKDVIRNTNETARRAFPSILDTDHPQFFPRLQACAIANQHLAEIASAKRPGILKFAQKLPWISVILWHMIFLYLLPSINTEPSRATVH, from the coding sequence ATGGTCAGTTCTACTCCCTCCCCTGAAGCAGCGATCGCCCGTCCAGGCATCAAAGCCCCAGTTCAAGAAACTCTCCTAACACCGCGATTTTATACCACCAATTTTGACGCCGTTGCTCAGATGGACTTGTCTGGGCATGAAGATGAGATGGAGTCGGTTTTGGCGGAGCTGCGGGCCGACTACAACCGCTATCACTTTGTGCGCAACGAGGAATTCAACCAATGCTGGGATAGCATTGATGGCGAAACTCGTCGGGCCTTTATCGATTTTCTCGAACGCTCTTGCACCTCAGAGTTTTCGGGTTTCTTGCTGTTCAAAGAACTCTCTCGCAAGCTCAAGGGACGCAGCCCAGTCTTATCGGAAGCCTTTGAGCTTCTAGCGAGGGATGAAGCGCGCCACGCTGGCTTTTTGAATAAGGCCATGGCCGACTTCGGGCTATCGCTCGACCTCGGCTATCTCACCAAAAACCGTACCTATACATTCTTCCCACCAGAATGGGTCATCTACACCGTTTACCTGTCTGAAAAAATTGGCTACTGGCGCTATATTCTGGTGTTCCGCCATCTTGAACAACATCCTGAGCATCGTATCTATCCTCTATTCAAATATTTTGAAAGCTGGTGTCAGGATGAAAATCGTCACGGTGACTTCTTCAAAGTTTTGCTGCGATCGCAGCCTAAGCTCTGGAAGACCTGGACAGGCCGTCTCTGGGCCCGCTTCTTCCTGCTCACCGTCTTTGTCACCCATACCCTCACGGTACTAGAACGCGCATCGTTCTACGAATCCATTGGTCTCGATGCTGATCAATACAACAAAGACGTGATTCGCAACACCAATGAAACCGCTCGGCGCGCTTTTCCTAGCATTCTAGACACCGATCATCCCCAGTTTTTTCCCCGACTGCAGGCCTGCGCGATCGCCAATCAACACCTTGCAGAGATTGCCAGCGCTAAGCGTCCTGGCATCCTCAAATTCGCCCAAAAACTGCCCTGGATCAGCGTCATTCTTTGGCACATGATCTTTCTTTACCTGCTGCCATCGATCAACACAGAACCATCGAGAGCAACGGTTCATTAA
- a CDS encoding helix-turn-helix domain-containing protein → MANDNPCIDAQCPIQFVVDLLGNKWSILVLRELFGGDRRTHELLAALPGVSTKTLTQRLRELEAHGLVERRIYAEVPPRVEYSLTSKGQQLQPVMAALHQVGAQWLAQDPCLCVLNTPPWL, encoded by the coding sequence ATGGCGAACGATAACCCTTGCATTGATGCCCAGTGTCCCATCCAGTTTGTAGTGGATTTGCTGGGCAACAAGTGGTCAATTCTGGTGCTGCGAGAGTTGTTTGGGGGCGATCGCCGTACCCATGAGCTTCTAGCCGCCTTGCCCGGTGTCAGCACGAAGACGTTGACCCAGCGTCTGCGGGAGTTGGAGGCCCATGGGCTGGTGGAGCGACGCATCTATGCTGAGGTGCCGCCTCGGGTGGAATATTCCCTGACGTCGAAGGGGCAACAACTGCAGCCGGTGATGGCGGCGCTGCATCAGGTGGGAGCACAATGGCTGGCCCAGGATCCCTGTCTATGTGTGCTGAATACACCGCCGTGGCTCTAG